The nucleotide sequence CTGGAAGTGGCGCGACGTTACGGGCGGCGACGACGGCCTGGTGGGGATTCCGCGCGCACCGCTGGTGATCGGGCCGCTGGAAGTGAGCGTGGCCAGCGTGGAACGCTACTACGTCTTTGTGCTGATCGTCACGTTGCTCGCCATTTGGGCGATCCGTCGGATCCTTGTCTCACCCTTCGGGCTGACGCTGCAAGCGATTCGTGACAGCGAGACCCGGGCACCGTTCACAGGCATCGCAGTTCACACCCACCGGCTTGTTGCTTTCGTGATCGCGGGCCTCTACGCGGGGCTGGCGGGTGCTCTCTTACCCGCCCTCGAGAACACTGTGACACCGCCCATCGCACACTGGACGACATCGGCAGAACCCGTACTCGCAACGCTGCTGGGCGGCATCCGCACGTTCGGCGGACCGATCGTGGGTGCCCTGTTGCTGTTCGTGATCAAGGATTTCATCGTGCGGGTGACGATACACTGGTCGCTGGTGTTGGGGATCACCGTCATCGTACTGGTCGTTGGATTCCGTGGTGGGGTGGCCGGCGCAGCCGGCGCCTTGTTCTCCCGGATCGTGGAGAGGGCGCAGGGGGCACGGGCCGGGTTGGAGGGCGGCCGGCCGTGAGCACGCTGCTGCGGACACATGGGCTGTACAAGCGTTTCGGAGAACTGCGGGCCGTCGATGGTGTCTCGCTGGAACTCGCTGAGGGCGTTCTGACGGCGATCATTGGACCCAACGGAGCCGGCAAGACTACGCTCATCAACCTGCTGAGCGGAGCCATGGCGCCGGACTCTGGACGCGTGGAGTTCCGCGGACACGACGTCACACGGATGCCGGTCCACGCACGCGTCCGGCACGGCCTGACGCGCTCGTTCCAGATCATGAGCATTTTCGCGGGGCTCACGGTGCGCGAGAACGTGCTGATTCCCGTCCTGGCGCGGTTGGGCCGCGAACGTCAGGTACACATACCCGTCGCACGGTGCGCCGATGCCCTGGGGGAGACAGACCGTATCCTGGAAGCGATCGGCTTGTTGGAACAGCGTGATCGGCGGGCTAGTGCACTCTCCCACGGGGACAAGCGCCGGCTGGAGTTGGGGATCGCGATCGCTTCGGAGCCTGTTTTGTGTCTGTTGGACGAGCCGTGTTCGGGCACCAATCCCGTGGAGCGCAGGGTCGTGCTCAACCTCATTCAGGCCCTGTCGCGCCGCGGTCGGACGACATTCGTCGTGGTAGAGCACGACATGGACGTAGTATTCAGCCTGGCACAGCGGATCGTGGTCATGAGCCGAGGGCAGGTACTGGCGGACGGTCCGCCTCCGGTCATCCGCGACCATCCCCAGGTACGCGCCATCTACCTGGGCGAGGAGTTCGAGACATGACGACCGACCAACGTGCAAGCTGCTCTACAGCGGACGCCAGAGCTGACCCGGAGCTGTTGACCGTGAGCGACCTCGTGATCGGATACGACGACAACGTGGTCGTACAGGGACTCTCTTTGAGCGTGTGCCAAGGCGAGGTGGTGGCTTTGCTTGGCCGCAACGGGGCGGGCAAGACGACGACGCTACGTGGCATCGTCGGGATGACGCCGGCGCGGGCGGGCGAGGTGTGGTTCCAGGGCCGGAGACTCACCGGCCTGCCGCCGTACGAGATCGCACGCCGGGGCATCGCGTATGTCCCCGACGATCGGCGGATCTTCGCCGACCTAACGGTCGAGGAGAATTTGCTGCTGGCCGGACGCGTGGCGGGACGGGCGGGGAGGTGGACCCGGGACTCGGTCTACGATCTGTTTCCCGCACTGGCGGTCCTGCGGGGCAGCCGTGGCGGCCACCTGAGCGGGGGAGAACAGAAGATGCTCGCCATCGGTAGGGCCCTGATGACGAATCCCGACCTGCTGCTTCTTGACGAACCGGCCGAAGGACTAGCGCCCCTTGTCGTACGCCAGCTCGGTGAGGTGCTCCGCGAGATTCGGAGTTCCGGGGTCACGATCCTGCTGGCGGACCAGAATATGCGCTTCTGCCGTCGGCTGGCTGACCGCGGCTACGTCATCGACCGGGGAACTGTGCGACTGCACGGAAGGATGGAGGACATTTGGCAAGACGAGGAAGTGATCCGCCAGCACCTGGCCATCTGAAACTGCGACAAGTGCGACGGCTTCGGAGCGGGCGCAGAGGGTTCTGAGCAGCTCACGACAGCGACCCCGGGTCATCCTGCCCCGCGGCTGCGCGATCCACCCACCAGGTCAGGGTGCCGTCGGCCGGTTGGACTCGGCTGGCTGGACATGCATCTGTGTTCCCTCGCCGCGCACGGCGCAACGCCTCCGCCTTGTCGTGCCCGGTGACGAGGAAGTGCACCTGTGCCGCGCGGTTCAGGATCGGTAGCGTCAGCGTCAGGCGGATCGGA is from Armatimonadota bacterium and encodes:
- a CDS encoding ABC transporter ATP-binding protein, translating into MSTLLRTHGLYKRFGELRAVDGVSLELAEGVLTAIIGPNGAGKTTLINLLSGAMAPDSGRVEFRGHDVTRMPVHARVRHGLTRSFQIMSIFAGLTVRENVLIPVLARLGRERQVHIPVARCADALGETDRILEAIGLLEQRDRRASALSHGDKRRLELGIAIASEPVLCLLDEPCSGTNPVERRVVLNLIQALSRRGRTTFVVVEHDMDVVFSLAQRIVVMSRGQVLADGPPPVIRDHPQVRAIYLGEEFET
- a CDS encoding ABC transporter ATP-binding protein, encoding MSDLVIGYDDNVVVQGLSLSVCQGEVVALLGRNGAGKTTTLRGIVGMTPARAGEVWFQGRRLTGLPPYEIARRGIAYVPDDRRIFADLTVEENLLLAGRVAGRAGRWTRDSVYDLFPALAVLRGSRGGHLSGGEQKMLAIGRALMTNPDLLLLDEPAEGLAPLVVRQLGEVLREIRSSGVTILLADQNMRFCRRLADRGYVIDRGTVRLHGRMEDIWQDEEVIRQHLAI
- a CDS encoding branched-chain amino acid ABC transporter permease, producing the protein MAATRWSGWLAWSTGLLLLGLLLVLPYVASTYVIYVATHVLILSLFALGFNLLFGYSGLLSFGQAGFYAVGAYVCAKILLSTPSLLLGVGGGTLAAGLVALLVGALSVRHTRIYFAMLTLAFGMIIFSLAWKWRDVTGGDDGLVGIPRAPLVIGPLEVSVASVERYYVFVLIVTLLAIWAIRRILVSPFGLTLQAIRDSETRAPFTGIAVHTHRLVAFVIAGLYAGLAGALLPALENTVTPPIAHWTTSAEPVLATLLGGIRTFGGPIVGALLLFVIKDFIVRVTIHWSLVLGITVIVLVVGFRGGVAGAAGALFSRIVERAQGARAGLEGGRP